The window CGAATAAGCAACAATCGACATTTACAAATCGGTGATCTCGTGGTGAGATTCATAAACGGACGAGGAGGAGGCACCACCGCCGATATGCGCCAGCTTCCCGGTCTCCCTATCCTCGCTGCTGATGGTGATGCGGGTGAGCAGCTCGGTCTGAATCCGCTTTAGCACCTCGACCACCTCGCAGAGCACTCCGCTCTGGGCGGCCTGCTGCATGGCATCGTTGGCATCCACCAGGGCCTCGTTCAAGGCACCTAGCTCCATGCGCGCCTTCGCCCGGGCGTAGTATCCTTCGTAGCTGTGTGGCTTCTGGGCAATCGCCTGCGTGGCCAAATCTATCGAGGCATCAAGTTCCTGCAACAAATCAGAAAAGTCAGTGAAGTAACTGATAAAGGATTGATTTTTACTTACATTCAGTTTTCGCTTGCATCGCGACAGATTCAGCAGAAGATTGGTCCGCAGCTGGGCAAAGACCGCGTTCCGTTCGAGAAGCTGCTCCAGGCCGGAGATCTTGCGCAGGGCATACTGATACCGGTGGGCAGCCTCCTGGAAGCGGTTCTTTCGGTACAACACATTGCCATCCTCCAGCAGTTTGttcagcagcaccaccagaaTCTCCGGCTTGCCCATGGCCATGCTCCAGGTGGTGGGTCCCAGCTTGGCGCCCTTGCGTAGGAACACCTGCACCGCCTGGATGTTCCGACAGGCGATGGCGCGGTCCAGCGGTCGCATTCCATGTACATCGATGTGCTCCAGGTTGCCGCCCTGCTCCAGGAGGTAGAGCACCAGACTGGCGGCACCCTGATAGGCAGCCAGATCGAGGGCAGTGCGTCCGTTGTGGTCTTCGTGATGGCGATTGCAGCCGTTTTCGATAAGCGTCTTGGCCGCCGCGAGGTGTCCCCTCAGGCAGGCCCAGCTCAGGGCTGTGAATCCCTCGTGATCTTGCGCCTCTAGGGAGGCCCCTCTAGCCAAGAGTAGTTCCAGCAACTCCAGGTGACCCTCCTCCGCTGCAATCATCAAGGGAGTCTTTCTGGCCTGTCCCAGAGGCTCGTCCAGCAGGGCTCCGCGTTGTAGTAGTTGCTCCACCACGCTCCAGTGCCCTTCCTTGACGGCTAACCACAGCGCCGAGTATCCCTGCCTGTTCCGGGCATCGATCTGGGCGCCGCGGGACAGCAGGATGCCCACCACGTCGACACAGCCATGTCGAGCGGCGGCTGTCAAAGCCAGTTCTCCGCTGCTGGGCTCCATTCCGTTCACGTCCAGGTCAAACTCACTCTCGTTGAGGTCCAGCAGGTCCTCCAAAATCTTACAGTGCGCCTGGGCAGCGGATCCGATCAGAGCCTGCTGCAGGGCCACCGCTCTAGTCACGTCCTGGGAGTGGGGTCGAGGCGTCCAGTCGCAGGCTAGAAGGTATTTAACCACACTCAGGTGTCCCATGCGAGCGGCATGGACCAGAGCACACCGCTGGGTGATGTCCAGCTGTCCCAGGCTGCTGCCCGCGGCCACCAGAGGACGCACCACATCGCAGTGCCCGCGCATGGCGGCCAGGATGAGCGGAGTACAGCCCTGGCTATTGGTCAGACCCACGTCGGCTCCGAATTCCAGCAGCAGGCTCACCATAGGCAGGATTCCCTCGTGGGCGGCTATGCAGAGAATGGGAGCTCCGCCCATGTAGTCGGTGCGGTGATTCGGTGAGGCTCCGGCCAGGAGCACCAGTCGGGAGACCTTCAGATTGGGACTGTAGACATTGCGCAGGGCTCCCAGCGAACCGGAAATGTTGTCCGCTGCGCCGGCCAGCCAGTAAGATTGCAAATCCCTCGGCGAGAGCACCGCCTGACTGCAGCCTCCGTAGAGATGAGCCTTAAGCATGTGGTGGCCCAGCTCCAGGGTGAGTTGGGGCGACAGCGGGGCCTGCAGACGGGACAGCCGGAAGGCGATAGCCGCATGGCCCAGTCTCGCATCGCAGAGGAACTTGCTCGACTCGCCCTCATCCCGGCGCAttagccactccctcagagaACTGTGGAAGAACATGTATGTGTTGTCCAACCTCTTGATCAGGAATCCGTCCAGCAACTTGAAGCGCTGCATGAACTCCGGCCAGCTGAGCGGCTCCTGGCCGTGACTCAGGGCCTCCATGCTGTAGTAGATCTCGTCCAGCGTCAGGGGATAGAGGGCGGCCAGGCAGATGTTCAGAATGGGAGCCGCTTGTTCGAAGCTGCGGGCGGTGGGGAAACGTAGGTTGAAGTGCAACAGGAAGATCTGGGCCAGGGAAACGGGTAGCACCTTGTAGCTGGAGGACTTGATCACCAACTGGCCCCGGGCAATGAGATCCAGGATGAGCTTGGCATACAGCATGGAGCCCCGGCTCAGGGACTGCAAGTGTGAGACGAACTTCGTCTGCGACTGAGATCCCTGCGACGACTGGGCACCGCCTACTCCTCCACCGCCGATGTTCATCCTGATCTCCGGACTGTCCGCCAGCCGGGCGGCAATATAGTCCAGCATGTCCTGCTGCAGGGCCTGGCTACTGGCCCAGCTGTCCAGGGTAAGTTGGGTGTAGCTCGGAGCCTTCACCAGCTCCAGCATCTGGGTGCGGACTGTGGCCACCAGTTTCAGCCACGCGGGAAAGTGCGGCGTGAGCTGGGCCAGGAAGCTGGCGATGGTGTGTCCGTGATCCGGACGGTGGTACTCAGCCTCGCATAAGGCATCCACCACGATGACAGCCACCTTGGCTGGAATCTTGCCGGCCCGATGCAGCTGAGCAAGTGGCTCCAGAATGGCCAGTTTCATGACGCGCTCCGCATCGGCTATGCACTCGCGAACACTAAGGATGTCCTGGAGATGGGGCTCGGACAGGAGGTAGTCCCTGTAGGCGGTTAGCTGCGGAGCCTGGCACAGTTGGGCGGCCAGAGAGTGGACAAAGTCCGGCACCTGGCAGGTAAGATTGGCGTCCGCCTGGCAGAAGTGATAGCCCACCATGTGGGAGGCCAGGCCCCGCATCCGTTCGCAGTGGGCGCCTAGTTGCAGCTGGCTGTAGATTCCATCAGGATCGTCCTGCATCTGGCGGCGACCGAAACAGGAGTACTCCACCAGCTGGAGGCAGAAGGCGGTCTTGCCGGTGCCCGGCTGTCCATTGATCAGCACCACCCGGGTCTCGGTTCCCAGAAGAATGTTGGAAAGCTGCTGCACCAGCCATTGACGCCCTAAGTACGGAGGATCCGGCTCCTGCAGGGGCACCTCAAAGAAGAGTGGCTTGAGGGCCAACTGGACAGCCGCCAGAGTAGAGGCTGTAAGTCCCCTGGATCctcccgctgctgctgctgccgctgccgttgAGGAGCTAGAGGATCCTTGTTGACCTCGAGTGGATCTCCGAGCTGCTCCCTTGCGGCCCTTGCTCGGCAGCGGCTCGTATACATGCAACATGGAGCAGCCTGCCTTGAACTTGCCGCACAAACTCAATGCGTCCTCCTTTACATGGCTGGTGGCCACCGACAGTTGACTGCCACTGAACAGCCCTCCGCCGATGGTCAGCGTCTGCTCCGGACTGGTGTTCTGTGAGGAGccgctggtggtggtgctggccGCTCCCACGCcactgctgctggtggtgctggcGGTGGAGTGCACGGAGATGGGATCGCAAccactgccgctgctgctggtgttgccaTTGCTTCCCGGATCGTTAAGGAGGAGTCCCAAGCGGGCATGGAGCTGATCCTTTTGGAGCTTCTCGTTCAGAAACGAGGAGTGCTGAGAATGATCCAGGGCGTCGCTTCCTGTGGAATGATAAGTAAGGATTAGGTTTAAGGATTTCTTCTCaatcataatttttaaagacaACCTTGCAAGAACATcttaaattagttttaaactataattaaaattttaaagataagTTATTAGGACAACATGCAACAAGTAAGAGTCCATAAAAATAAGGATAACAAGATTGGGATAATGAGATGCAATCAACGAGGATGCAGCATGCAGAATGAAGGATGCGAGTGTCGAAATGTCCGTGCCTGATAGTTGATTCAATCCCGTCTCGCTCGAGTTGGAGGAGTTGACGCTCCACAGGGACTTGATCTTTCCGAAGACCAGCGACGACAGATGTCCGGCATAGACGGAGGTCCCGGCCAGGCTGAGCCTGTTCAGGCGGTTCTCACTACTGGCCCCGTGCTGGGCGGAGGTGGTCTTCAGGTTATGGTTGCTCACGTTCTTGCGACGCCGCCGGGTGACCGCCGAATCCGAGCAGGTGGATGTGTTCAGGGCATTCGATTCCTTGCCCGTGACCTGCTGCTCTGGGTCATGTTGGTGCTGATTGTGATGGTGATCTAATGATTGGATGCTGGGTGAGATTTCTTTTCGAGGAAAGGATGTTTTCTAAAGGTTTTGGGCTTTATGCTTAAGGTTCTGTACTAAACTTCTACTAAGTCTTTtccttttaatttaaaaagcataaaaaattaagaaaatataaaatccttcaccaaaaataaataaaatctctTCTCTAAGAAAAGTCTCTGCTAACCCCTGACCCCGACACCTTGAACACATTCTGAACTTACCGCCGGATAGGATCGATGCCGTGTCAATGGGACAACCTCCGTTGGAGGCAGTGCGTCTGTGAccgccacctcctccagtacCACCTACTCCACCGCCCGATCCACCTCCATTGGAGCCGGTGAGAGCGCTGCGAAGATTCTTGTGGTTGAAGAACCGCCTACGCGTGGGCGGAGTGGCAAAGGCCGGTGGTGCGGCACTCAGTTCGCTGTATGCCACCGCATGGATGTTGTGGCTCAGACTGCTGCTGCGACTGTGGTTGATGCTGCCAATGTGGTTGTTGTTTATGTTGTTGGCGTTGCTGGCCATGAACTGCTTGGTGGCTCCACCATTCTGGTGATGGTGCACATCGACTGTGACGGTTTGTGTGGTGCCATTGCCATTGGTGGAGGCCGCCGCCCGGGGCAATTTTCCATTGCTGGCATAGCGGTGGTGGTAATCCGGCGACTGCGACTCCTGGCGGTGCTGctaaaaaaaagccaaagaaaaacattttagaGGTGAGAACAACTTTCGGGGAGTTATCAATGATGAAAGTCACTAAAAGTTAGACCCAAAGGCCCCAAAGGAAAGGCGTTCCATCATCGATTGGTCACATGTGAGCCCGCTTCAGGGTGTGGGCCAACACTGCCTGGCAAACTGGCTATGAAAGCGTTTAGGCCAACAAGCTTGTAGACACACCTAATCCCACCTTGCTCAACCCACTTAGCTAGTCCCTAATCCATAATATTTCCAGGCATATCCAGAAGTCTGCCCACCCAGTCCAGACAGTATTATCTTGGTGGGTCCTAGTTGGGCCAAACACTTGGAGAAAATAGCCTTTTCATACTtagtaaaaattaaattacacaATTATAACATACTTCTTTTAAGAAAATCGTAAATCAagggtttaaaaatattcataaattattaaaataatgttTTCTGTGATATTTTTATATCTAAGTGCAACTTTATCAACGCCAACTGTGTCTCTGTTGACCGTTGTCCTCTGGTCTGGCGGGGACTCAACTGAATCCAATCTCATGAAGCACATGGAACAGCCCCGATCCGGTGACTTAGTCATCGCCTATTGCTCGCCTCCTTCATGGGGGGATCATGGGGTTCGGTCGTCTTAATGAACTGCAAATCATTTTCTGTCTGCGTTGGCTTTTAGCCTTCTCTTGTTTTTCCCCacataaaaatttatatatatagtgttttttttttttggttaggCCCAGACTGGACATGGCACAGAAAAGAGCTCCAAAACGTGATTGCCGGTCCAGAACAACGAGAACCAGAAACTGAAGCTGAGAACCCGTTTCTGGGTTCTGTGTGGGATAATAAGATGAAATTGGTTAGTTTCCCCAGACGGAGTCCATTTAATTGACGGGCCGgaggagtgtgtgtgtgtgcgttgaAAGGCAGGTGGTTGTGCTCCAAAAGGATCTTTGGACTTTGGAATCGGTCAAAAGTTATGAAGGGATTGTTAGGAAATTAATTGAACCTCAAAAAGGGATCGAACTTAGATATCGATCgatttaacaaaaaaagttGTTGAAATAATAGGAGGGTTCGGGAAGCTTTTCAATTTGAGCCAGCTTGATGATTgtattttggccagagaacctCTTTGACAGGTTGAACACCTCCAGCGGATGTCTGGATACCCCGTTCTGGACTGGCAGTCACGACCACCAGTCGCCCACTTCCGCTGGAGGATGTGCGACTAAGCCCGTCTGCCTACAGATTGTCAACTGTCTGGCTGTGATTATAAATACATACAGTTTTTGAGGGGGTTTCTGCTAAAAAAGATGTTATCTATCCATTCCTAAAAGTAATCTATTCTACTGACTGTTTCACAACTCGATAAGGTGGCCACTTTCGAGGTCTTTGTCTGATTTGTGATCTGTGAACCACTGGGATTAGTGGGGGGAATGCCATCAGACTGATCTCCTATCCATCTGCGGATCAAGCCATTGGCATCTGTGGGCCGAGTTCCGCCTTTATCTGGTCGTAATTAAGCTGCGGTTCGCTTTGGTCCGTTTCGATGCGCCATCGAACTCAGAGCAATCTCCTCCAGCTCTGGCCTGCCCCTCCCATTTCGGTATCGATCGGTAGAAAGGCTTTCTTTGGGATTTTAAAACTAGTTCGTAGCCCCTCACATCTTATCGATGTCGGCTTCCCGCGGTGGCGTTTTAATTGGCCCCATCACTTTGATTAAGTTGTACGGACACGCGGACAAATGGACACGCGGACACACGGACACGGCGCACGAGTGCCTTGCTTCggaaaataattaacaaattaTGGCTGCCATACATGGGGGCCgtggaaaatttgaaaattgaaaaaaaatcacatCTCCAAAGGTGATTTTCACTTTTCCCGCTTTGTGCAATTTGTCGGCGTGTCTCGGGCTCTACTCTTGGAAGAGAAAGAAAGGGGAGTGTTGCATTGGCTACcgtaaaaaataaagtttacaACAAAAAGTGCAATAAAATTTGCACTATGCTATTGGAGATGATCGAAGATATAAAGAGGCTGAAAACAGGATGCCATTTAATAGCGTCATTTGTTAAGGAGCACGGGTCTTTGACCATTACATGTTACTTACTATTATGAGATACTTATTATTATAAGATTAAAGCTACCTATAATATTGTAGATACTTTTGTACCCAACCCTTTGTTTGGCGGTAAACCCATTTTAAATTCCTGACAAATTATAATCGTGAGAACACACCGAAATACTTTTGCAACAGAAAACAAATCattttttgaaaacttatAAACTGTCAACTATACCGGCTGAACTTTAACCGCTCCCCCAGCTCTACAGTGGAAAAAACAAATGAGCAGAACGAGCCAATTGACCGAATAGTCGGTGCCGAAACTATATCGGTCATAAAACTGCAAAATCCGAACCGGATCGGAACGGAACGGTGCCCCAAGGGGAGTCTCGTTGCATATTGGAGGCGCAGGTGTAATAAAGCCAGCTGCCAAAAGGCAGTGAACAAAAAAGAGCTCAGTATAGTAATTGTAATATGACAAACCCGCATTAATTTGCTCACAAAAACTGAAACGAAACCGAAAACTGAGAAGctggaataaaaaaaacaaaaagccaagAGACCGAAAATGTTCCGAGACGCAGGCAATGAATGCAATTACTGCAccagaatttaatgaccaaCCGAAGCTGGCAACAAGATTAATGGTTCATTCAAGAATTCGATTTTcggccaacaacaacagcaggtTCCTATCAAAGCCCaggtatttttttgtttttggttcttttttaaattatgaaaaataaaatatacatcTCATGTTTGGCTGCGGGGCGTTTGAAAGAACAGCAACGATAACAACTGCGTCACAGATATTTGCCGTCCCAGACATTGTGACACCAGCAACTTCAATAGCAAcacggcaacagcaacacagcaacacagcaacagcaaccgaAATTGCAACTCGACTCGTTTTGGCCATTTCCATTAGGGTGTGGGCCTAGACAACTGGCTGGTTGGCTTACTGGCTAGCTGGCTGGTTAAATCAAATGATATTTCAACAACAGTTGCCTGTGttgaaaaataattgtttaaatgtcataaaataaacaacataACCCAGCGGAGGGTCAGCAAGTGTGCGGGATTAGAGGCCTGAGAAAATTGCATTAGAAAATCAGGTATattgaaatgaaatttaattaaaatatgaaaagtcATTAACTCAAACGGTAAGTTATTGAAAGGCTTTAGAACCTAATAACATTAAGAATTGCATGATCACCATTGCTACTCTTAGCTCTTGGCTTACTTTGCAATAGAATATTTAGAACTATATGATACCCGTTACTACCCCCACTTCACAAGTGCATTTTTTAGATATTTCTCTCTGACTTTttgagaaaataaatatacctTTAAAACCAAGTTCTCAAAGAATTCGATGATAAACCTTGAAACAATTACAAAAGTACACTCACATACATCCATTCATCCACGACAAATGTCTATGATCACGAATTGCAGAATATTTTCAAGTATCATTTTAGTTTGAATCATTAGCAAATCGCATGCAAATGCTTTTGTGCTGGCATTTCAAAAGCCGCCACTAAAAATCGCCCACTTTGCGTCTAATGGATATCGTCGCGCTCGTTGGCGGTTCAAAAATGGCCCATAAACTCAAGTAATCCTAGCCCATGGAGAATACAAAAATCTTGAGTTGGTTTTTTGGGAGCATTTGGCTAATGCCTGCTCCAGCTCAAACGATTACCAGATTGCCAAATTTCGTGGCTTGCCTCGGCTTCAATTCAAAACATATTTCTTGTATTGTAATCATGGCAGAATGTTCGGCTCAGACCGAGGTGTTGCCTTAAATGGGTTTTCATTGTCCGGGCCGGGTCACTTGAGTGGAGTGCATTGAAATCCGAGCCAAAGCAAACAACTTAATGCAAAGTTATTTCGGCTcttaaattgtttaattaaGATTTTGCATAAGACTGTGTACTGGGCATACAACATTATAATATGAACACTCGGATCTACAATTTGGTCGACGGTAGCTCTCGAATTTCTTTACTTAACTTTGATCAACAAAAAGGTaaagacaaaaaattaatcaattgaataaacaaatcaaaagcCGAGACCGAGAGCCGATAGCCGAGATAAAGTTGTTGGGTGGAAAACATGTCAGCATGTGACTGGAAAATTCCGACAATTGCCGCCGAATTGAGTGAGAAATTAAagactgcaactgcaactctACATGACCATAATTAATTGACAAGCTGGGGGGATTTGCGGTTAACCAGTGCCAATATAAATCAATGCCCGGAGCTCGGCATTGGAATAGGAAAATTCACGCAGAGTTTTCTCTAGTGAGAAAAATTAATGCATTTACTTAACGATCGATAAATCGAGTGGAAAAAAAGCCGCCCGACGACAACCGAATTGCGCAAAAATATTATGACCATCGCCATGTGGCATATATCAAAGGCCTCCGCTTTTGGCGGACTCTGGGCCACGATAATCCAGTCAGTAGTCCCCACTCCATAGTCAGCAAGATCAACAAGGCCCGAACACAAGACCTGAGAAATTGTTTCTCAACATGCAAATGCCGTGCGGTTTATTTGAGGAAGCGGCTCGCATGCCAAAAACCAAAGAGCCACAGAGCTAAAtccaaaaaaccgaaaaaaaaactaaaaatccCCAGATAGACCCCGGGTAAGATAGAGATATAGATGGACAGGGAGGGAGATAAGCGTGTGAGATATAGAGAGACACAACAGAGTTAGCCAGCCAGCCACCTGAGTCGGTGAAATGGGTGAGAAAATATATTCATATGCCAGTATGgtaaaaatgcaaatgcatTTGCCAAGCTCGGCCAGGCGAAATTAAGTTGTTATTTGCCCGGCTCATTTATTTATGGCATTTCGAAAGTTGACAATCCTTTCGCTATCTGTCATCCGACCCATCCGATACTCTCATCCAGCTACCCGTCTTGGACTATGGATTGCAAATTGAGTTTCCCATTAGCTTATTGTAGCCTGGCTTTCATGTGAAACGACTCAGAATAAGATAATGGTCCCAAGTCGATGGTCTCCCATCCCACAGCGAAAACGATTCTCTCCCTAGGTGCCAAACTCATTACCTGGAGAGCTGGCTGACTTTCCACAAAAGCCCATAAAACTGATAACTGCCTGGGAGAAGGCATTCACAAAtcataaaagtaaataaaagtAGAGTTAAAGCTCGGACAAGAGCACATAATAAAGAATTCCCAAAAATGTGTATGCtgaaaaaatcaacaaacgATTTTAATGGTGGTTTTTGAAactataaaaattgtttttttaacTGCTTTGGGTTTGAAATTTAATGCATTTATGGGGTATTTACGAAAAAGTGATTCTTGTGTGTAAatagttaaaatattttgatgaGTACCGGTTATGAGTATTGAGAAAATACTTTTCAAAACAACATTTTGAAACATTATTTTTTGGataacatttaaaataataaatagcaTAAGAAAAATGtattgaaacaaaaatgttgttACATACTTAGTCTTGACATTTCcagaataatttattttaatcacaAAAATCATACTTCAACTTTCTTTCAGTGCCTGATTCAATAATTTTCTATCGTCTGGGAAAAGCTCGAAACAGGGGCTCTCTTAATTAAGTTAGAGTTCGGCTTAGAGTGCCATCGCCTGGGATTGGATTGATTGGGGCATGAAGGTGTTTGTCGAGACCCCAACACCTCACGCATCTTCAATTTGGCGGTCGGTTATTGATTTCTGGGAAAGTGAAATGCACTTTTGTGCGGTTCAGTTGGGTTTGGCGCGGCCACTCGAAGAAGACGACGAGGCGACGTTAACGTAACGAGAACCAGAGCTGGACGATCATAAAATGCAATGCACTTGGCTTTCTAATAATGCCATGGCCAATAGCTCAGGTCGGTACATTTATGACCCGGCTGAGTGACTGCATTTCCCATCCCCAGCCCCATCAGAGTGTGAAACGTGCTCGGCATGCTGAATGGTAATGGAAATGCAGATGAAAATGCATGTGTACCAAGCAGGCACTACGGCAAACATGGGAGTACTATCCACCTCCATTTTCCTCCACCAGGCGGTTAAATACTTGACTTGAGCCGCGACTTAGTTGAGCGTAAATAATCTGGAGGAGATGCCGTGGAGCTGTTGACTTGTAGGTCAGGTGGAATGAAGCTTTCGTCACGCTCAAGTCGAGTAAAAGTCAACTTATGCTACATTTAGGAGAAGGTGTGTAAGGTTAATAAATTTATGGGAAAATAGAATTGAGTAAAAATTTCAAGACTTGTGTTACACTTATGCAACTTAACACcgcattttcaaaaatataattagcAGTATTTTGGGTAAACAAACCACGGAAACTTTTACACCTCTGTGCCAGAAAAATCCGGAAATGAATAATACCAAAGCCCTTggatttttggattttatttacttttggCCCGAGCTTAGAAAGTGAAAACTGAGTGCCATGATCCAAGCCAAATTATCCAATTGAAAGGGCCAAGTCGATGGGGAGCGTTAATTTCAGTTCGTGCCTCACACTTTTGAAAGCTATTTTTCGGTAGAAAAGTGTTTTTATTGTCGACATATTtgaaatcaattaaatattataatatttgttggCTTAATGAGCAGAAAATGAGGAAGTATTATCTTTGATTCCCCTGGATTTCTTTCTGTGTAACTCTCATAAAACTCTCATGTAATGTTTCGTCTTTATTTTCTCTGCATATTATGCAAATTTTGTGGCTCTTGTGGCCATTTCTCCATCGTTTCATCTGCTTTCAGCCAAAAGTGTCTGCATGTTTTATCACTTTTCGCACAGTCCCTGCCATCTTGGCCATAATCTGCCAAGCCACTCAAATTAATTTCAGTCAAAAGCAttgccctgccctgcccttGGGTTCATTGAGTTGGGTTTTGGATTTTGGCTTGATTTTTGGCTCTTGGCGTTGGCTTTGGGTAGAGGTGTGTTTTATCTGCCAAGCTCTTTCTTCGCCGCGGCTTAATGATTAATTTGGATACATGTATGTTTTATATTTCGCATTTATTGTGCTTCTCTTTCAAGACATCTTGTAAGGGACAATGTAGCTCATATTTCTGCTGACAAGCCAGCTCATGTCCCCCCCACCCAATCCCTTTTTTGGGATGGCAACTTTCTTTCCATTTATCATGGTAACAGAAATCCAACTCGGGCTTTTGTTTTAAGCCCGTTAATTGCACTCTCCTGGCAGGCCTTAATTTACTCGTTGGCCAAATTGAAATTTGGGCCAATAACGATAAGCCGTGTAATTTGTTTTAATCTCGAATATGTCTAGTGATGTGGGTACTTTTGATTTTTAGTTTATTCGGACTTTAATTATAAGCCAGCTGAAGTCGAAACTGAGTTAATTTGATGTGGGTGTGTTTGGATTTTTATCAGAATTGGTTCATAAGTTATGATTTaccattaatttaaaatggcaTGTGAACGGtttcttttcatttattttaatttcagttTTAATAACTGGCTTGCTTAAACTATTATGCCACACACAGAGGAATGAGGAATTTATTTATGAAGTACTCTGTATATAAGGAAGATCTTGAACCTTCCAGTGAACTATACCATGTCGTTTAAATGTCACAGAG of the Drosophila ananassae strain 14024-0371.13 chromosome 2R, ASM1763931v2, whole genome shotgun sequence genome contains:
- the LOC6493267 gene encoding protein TANC2 isoform X5, which codes for MANMQQMQLPLDADQTELQTPPLPINPPPKVMASGIVYGFRTRHLSCIEENDSDSLHGSSIPHAYDLMQQADETFQKLNTNKEEEDDVDGESGSEDEGNLDDTIAMIDESRLYEADYLDELVAEEQLELEESSELADSGNVEEDFWQPSFNRNDPMMTSVYGTLNPETSSNAPPAYAECATPRKEPEPVYATPEKRRASNRSFDSTCASMTSSLYGGSMNSSLDLKYASLNGDLGGSGGISGTSTLRGNSVPPMDISMMSSCDGVSALDWGSASVNCVLDTGDGNPAEELTEEMAAKCLSAAESDLQSIRRLLEHDASGSVCPSCRISFDKGKRRKLIDTCGHERCYSCMFRNDQCPMCMNSSLKDVDGANAQGYDTGIGGSTSTIVSPLGSPQPQLRSHAQRNAALARYMQQHRQESQSPDYHHRYASNGKLPRAAASTNGNGTTQTVTVDVHHHQNGGATKQFMASNANNINNNHIGSINHSRSSSLSHNIHAVAYSELSAAPPAFATPPTRRRFFNHKNLRSALTGSNGGGSGGGVGGTGGGGGHRRTASNGGCPIDTASILSGDHHHNQHQHDPEQQVTGKESNALNTSTCSDSAVTRRRRKNVSNHNLKTTSAQHGASSENRLNRLSLAGTSVYAGHLSSLVFGKIKSLWSVNSSNSSETGLNQLSGSDALDHSQHSSFLNEKLQKDQLHARLGLLLNDPGSNGNTSSSGSGCDPISVHSTASTTSSSGVGAASTTTSGSSQNTSPEQTLTIGGGLFSGSQLSVATSHVKEDALSLCGKFKAGCSMLHVYEPLPSKGRKGAARRSTRGQQGSSSSSTAAAAAAAGGSRGLTASTLAAVQLALKPLFFEVPLQEPDPPYLGRQWLVQQLSNILLGTETRVVLINGQPGTGKTAFCLQLVEYSCFGRRQMQDDPDGIYSQLQLGAHCERMRGLASHMVGYHFCQADANLTCQVPDFVHSLAAQLCQAPQLTAYRDYLLSEPHLQDILSVRECIADAERVMKLAILEPLAQLHRAGKIPAKVAVIVVDALCEAEYHRPDHGHTIASFLAQLTPHFPAWLKLVATVRTQMLELVKAPSYTQLTLDSWASSQALQQDMLDYIAARLADSPEIRMNIGGGGVGGAQSSQGSQSQTKFVSHLQSLSRGSMLYAKLILDLIARGQLVIKSSSYKVLPVSLAQIFLLHFNLRFPTARSFEQAAPILNICLAALYPLTLDEIYYSMEALSHGQEPLSWPEFMQRFKLLDGFLIKRLDNTYMFFHSSLREWLMRRDEGESSKFLCDARLGHAAIAFRLSRLQAPLSPQLTLELGHHMLKAHLYGGCSQAVLSPRDLQSYWLAGAADNISGSLGALRNVYSPNLKVSRLVLLAGASPNHRTDYMGGAPILCIAAHEGILPMVSLLLEFGADVGLTNSQGCTPLILAAMRGHCDVVRPLVAAGSSLGQLDITQRCALVHAARMGHLSVVKYLLACDWTPRPHSQDVTRAVALQQALIGSAAQAHCKILEDLLDLNESEFDLDVNGMEPSSGELALTAAARHGCVDVVGILLSRGAQIDARNRQGYSALWLAVKEGHWSVVEQLLQRGALLDEPLGQARKTPLMIAAEEGHLELLELLLARGASLEAQDHEGFTALSWACLRGHLAAAKTLIENGCNRHHEDHNGRTALDLAAYQGAASLVLYLLEQGGNLEHIDVHGMRPLDRAIACRNIQAVQVFLRKGAKLGPTTWSMAMGKPEILVVLLNKLLEDGNVLYRKNRFQEAAHRYQYALRKISGLEQLLERNAVFAQLRTNLLLNLSRCKRKLNELDASIDLATQAIAQKPHSYEGYYARAKARMELGALNEALVDANDAMQQAAQSGVLCEVVEVLKRIQTELLTRITISSEDRETGKLAHIGGGASSSSVYESHHEITDL